One Lysinibacillus fusiformis genomic window carries:
- a CDS encoding YkvS family protein produces MKIAEVGNIIEFKNGLQGVVEKVNENSVIVDLTYMENFDSLEIEEKTVVNHKRYKILNASEAQ; encoded by the coding sequence GTGAAAATAGCTGAAGTTGGAAATATTATCGAGTTTAAAAATGGTTTACAAGGTGTTGTTGAAAAAGTAAATGAAAATTCGGTGATCGTTGATCTAACATATATGGAGAATTTTGATTCCCTTGAGATTGAAGAGAAAACGGTCGTCAACCATAAACGCTACAAAATCTTAAATGCAAGTGAAGCCCAATAG
- a CDS encoding aspartyl-phosphate phosphatase Spo0E family protein: protein MVNLLLKKMEQTREMMIRSGVENGLQNAKTIQLSRRLDQLMNTYYRQTAFEEKEDHDDLFQYSE from the coding sequence ATGGTCAATCTACTCTTGAAAAAAATGGAACAAACTCGTGAGATGATGATTCGCTCCGGTGTAGAAAACGGGTTACAAAATGCAAAAACCATTCAACTGAGCCGCAGATTAGATCAGTTAATGAATACTTATTATAGACAGACAGCATTTGAAGAAAAAGAAGATCATGATGATTTGTTTCAGTATTCGGAGTAA